A genome region from Macrotis lagotis isolate mMagLag1 chromosome 4, bilby.v1.9.chrom.fasta, whole genome shotgun sequence includes the following:
- the CCPG1 gene encoding cell cycle progression protein 1 isoform X1 gives MSENSSDSDSSCGWTVINHEGSDIETVNSENGLANESPEFALEEYPALVQEEHQEQLLDQDGNSESGTVVMGETSYLALKDANSVLETEKEKSPDDSVCFGAISDDSDIVTLEPPKLEEIGAQEEVIIVKDIQGPEDFNLGSSSSSQYTFCQPDTEWWWEKLWKIPEYIRGWDDQLKHHVPRQLFEVYPSRPTDDESSSDETSHQPSLTMRRRRARKKTVSCSESEDRPPNEHESDSPKEQVHQRHFGSGLNKCIILALVIAISMGFGHFYGTIQIQKRQELVRKIHAEELNGMKDYLYQCQQEQGSSGDESLRENLASCLRLTEVEKIAFETQKKSLATENQHLRKSLEKEEKALSSLQDELRKLREQIRNLEDKETSTELIVSENQKLKQHLEEEKQKTNNFFSQKETLLAEAQMLRKELEKERQTAIALREELDLLSSKQSSGDADSPNTLTENKEIESLRGRLTELEWKLNFEQQRSDLWERLYVEAKDQSRKQENSEKNKGSKGTNKAKKSKDTLFGSVKETFDAMKNSTKEFVRHHKEKIKQAKEAVKENLKKFSDSVKSTFSHFKDTTKNIFDEKGNKKFGDKRDEATKKAKTVYREYLHPQPRPSSKNTHHKNPSMARSGRKQKSVQFETFENTNSQKCSMSQDFLKNPSHVFECGRQEKPPVQFETCGKSTNFQKSTTDKDCVKNNHRLTKGCSGVFECAHQESISLFNRVLDPVRIDEFNQLMQRYVQEEVNDFHHWGELQQFINKFFHNSVFIHDQMLFTDFVNDVKDYLEDMKEYQVDNHGVFEDLDDYIYRHFFGDTFSPQYGPSRPDKKHRMINIENSRHRKQEQKYPQPQHYKREGKWHKHGRSNGRHTANLEIELGQLPFDPKY, from the exons ATGTCTGAAAACTCCAGTGACAGTGATTCATCTTGTGGTTGGACTGTCATCAATCATGAG GGATCTGATATAGAGACAGTGAATTCTGAAAATGGTCTAGCAAATGAAAGCCCTGAGTTTGCATTAGAAGAATATCCAGCTTTAGTTCAAGAGGAACATCAGGAACAGCTTTTAGATCAAGATG GAAATAGTGAAAGTGGTACAGTGGTAATGGGAGAAACTTCTTATCTAGCTTTGAAAGATGCTAACTCAGTTCTTGAG acagagaaagaaaaatcacctGATGACAGTGTCTGCTTTGGGGCTATCAGTGATGATTCTGACATCGTTACCCTTGAACCACCTAAGTTGGAAGAAATTGGAGCACAAGAAGAAGTTATAATTGTTAAGGATATTCAGGGTCCTGAAGATTTTAACTTGGGCTCTTCTTCTAGTAGCCAGTATACATTTTGTCAGCCAGACACTG AATGGTGGTGGGAGAAGCTGTGGAAGATTCCAGAGTACATAAGGGGATGGGATGATCAACTGAAACACCATGTTCCAAGACAACTCTTTGAAG tATATCCATCTCGGCCTACTGATGATGAATCAAGTAGTGATGAAACAAGTCATCAGCCCAGTCTCACAATGAGAAGACGACGTGCTAGAAAGAAGACAGTTTCTTGTTCAGAATCTGAAGATAGACCACCTAATGAACATGAATCTGATTCTCCCAAGGAACAGGTGCACCAGCGCCACTTCGGTAGTGGCCTCAACAAATGTATTATACTAGCTTTGGTGATTGCAATCAGCATGGGTTTTGGACATTTCTATG gTACCATTCAGATTCAAAAACGTCAGGAATTAGTCAGAAAGATACATGCAGAAGAATTGAATGGTATGAAGGATTATCTTTATCAGTGTCAGCAAGAACAAGGATCTTCTGGTGATGAG TCACTGAGAGAAAATCTTGCATCATGTTTGAGGCTTACAGAGGTAGAGAAGATAGCCTTCGAAACACAGAAAAAAAGCCTTGCTACAGAAAATCAGCATTTAAGAAAGTctctggagaaagaagaaaaagctcTTTCCTCTTTACAGGAtgagttaaggaaactaagggaaCAGATTCGGAATTTGGAAGATAAAGAAACAAGCACTGAATTGATagtttctgaaaatcaaaaaCTTAAACAGCATTTagaagaggaaaagcaaaagacTAATAATTTTTTCAGTCAGAAGGAGACTCTCTTGGCAGAAGCACAGATGCTAAGGaaggaactagaaaaagaacGACAAACTGCCATTGCCTTAAGAGAAGAACTGGATCTTCTAAGCAGTAAGCAGTCATCTGGTGATGCAGACTCTCCCAATACATTgactgaaaataaagaaatagaaagtttaCGAGGAAGACTAACGGAGTTGGAATGGAAGCTAAACTTTGAACAACAACGATCTGATTTGTGGGAAAGATTATATGTTGAAGCAAAAGATCAGagtagaaaacaagaaaacagtgaaaaaaataaaggtagcAAGGGTACTAACAAGGCTAAGAAGTCTAAAGATACTTTGTTTGGTTCGGTTAAGGAAACATTTGATGCTATGAAGAATTCAACAAAGGAGTTTGTAAGACACCATAAAGAAAAGATTAAACAGGCTAAAGAAGCTGTTaaggaaaacttgaaaaaattttcAGATTCTGTCAAGTCTACCTTCAGCCATTTTAAAGATACTACCAAAAATATCtttgatgaaaaaggaaataaaaaatttggagatAAAAGAGATGAAGcaactaaaaaagcaaaaaccgTGTATCGTGAATATTTGCATCCTCAACCTAGACCATCTTCTAAAAACACACATCATAAAAACCCCAGCATGGCAAGAtcaggaagaaaacaaaagtcaGTTCAATTTGAAACATTTGAGAACACAAATTCACAGAAATGTAGTATGAgccaagactttttaaaaaacccttctcATGTGTTTGAATGTGGTCGTCAAGAAAAGCCACCAGTTCAGTTTGAAACATGTGGTAAAAGCACAAACTTCCAGAAAAGCACTACTGATAAAGATTGTGTGAAAAATAATCACCGTCTAACAAAAGGCTGTTCTGGTGTTTTTGAATGTGCTCATCAGGAATCTATTAGTCTTTTCAACAGAGTATTAGACCCTGTAAGAATAGATGAATTTAATCAGTTAATGCAAAGATATGTTCAGGAAGAAGTAAATGACTTCCATCATTGGGGAGAACTTCAGCAATTCATCAATAAGTTTTTCCATAACAGTGTCTTTATTCATGATCAGATGTTGTTCACTGACTTTGTTAATGATGTAAAAGATTATCTTGAAGACATGAAGGAATATCAAGTAGATAATCATGGAGTGTTTGAGGATTTGGATGACTATATATATAGACATTTCTTTGGTGACACATTTTCCCCTCAGTATGGACCCAG TCGCCCTGATAAAAAGCATCGTATGATTAATATTGAAAACTCCAGGCATCGAAAACAAGAGCAGAAGTACCCTCAGCCACAGCATTATAAGAGGGAAGGTAAATGGCATAAACATGGTCGAAGTAATGGAAGACACACGGCAAATCTTGAAATAGAATTGGGTCAGTTACCTTTTGACCCAAAATATTGA
- the CCPG1 gene encoding cell cycle progression protein 1 isoform X2: MSENSSDSDSSCGWTVINHEGSDIETVNSENGLANESPEFALEEYPALVQEEHQEQLLDQDGNSESGTVVMGETSYLALKDANSVLETEKEKSPDDSVCFGAISDDSDIVTLEPPKLEEIGAQEEVIIVKDIQGPEDFNLGSSSSSQYTFCQPDTVYPSRPTDDESSSDETSHQPSLTMRRRRARKKTVSCSESEDRPPNEHESDSPKEQVHQRHFGSGLNKCIILALVIAISMGFGHFYGTIQIQKRQELVRKIHAEELNGMKDYLYQCQQEQGSSGDESLRENLASCLRLTEVEKIAFETQKKSLATENQHLRKSLEKEEKALSSLQDELRKLREQIRNLEDKETSTELIVSENQKLKQHLEEEKQKTNNFFSQKETLLAEAQMLRKELEKERQTAIALREELDLLSSKQSSGDADSPNTLTENKEIESLRGRLTELEWKLNFEQQRSDLWERLYVEAKDQSRKQENSEKNKGSKGTNKAKKSKDTLFGSVKETFDAMKNSTKEFVRHHKEKIKQAKEAVKENLKKFSDSVKSTFSHFKDTTKNIFDEKGNKKFGDKRDEATKKAKTVYREYLHPQPRPSSKNTHHKNPSMARSGRKQKSVQFETFENTNSQKCSMSQDFLKNPSHVFECGRQEKPPVQFETCGKSTNFQKSTTDKDCVKNNHRLTKGCSGVFECAHQESISLFNRVLDPVRIDEFNQLMQRYVQEEVNDFHHWGELQQFINKFFHNSVFIHDQMLFTDFVNDVKDYLEDMKEYQVDNHGVFEDLDDYIYRHFFGDTFSPQYGPSRPDKKHRMINIENSRHRKQEQKYPQPQHYKREGKWHKHGRSNGRHTANLEIELGQLPFDPKY, translated from the exons ATGTCTGAAAACTCCAGTGACAGTGATTCATCTTGTGGTTGGACTGTCATCAATCATGAG GGATCTGATATAGAGACAGTGAATTCTGAAAATGGTCTAGCAAATGAAAGCCCTGAGTTTGCATTAGAAGAATATCCAGCTTTAGTTCAAGAGGAACATCAGGAACAGCTTTTAGATCAAGATG GAAATAGTGAAAGTGGTACAGTGGTAATGGGAGAAACTTCTTATCTAGCTTTGAAAGATGCTAACTCAGTTCTTGAG acagagaaagaaaaatcacctGATGACAGTGTCTGCTTTGGGGCTATCAGTGATGATTCTGACATCGTTACCCTTGAACCACCTAAGTTGGAAGAAATTGGAGCACAAGAAGAAGTTATAATTGTTAAGGATATTCAGGGTCCTGAAGATTTTAACTTGGGCTCTTCTTCTAGTAGCCAGTATACATTTTGTCAGCCAGACACTG tATATCCATCTCGGCCTACTGATGATGAATCAAGTAGTGATGAAACAAGTCATCAGCCCAGTCTCACAATGAGAAGACGACGTGCTAGAAAGAAGACAGTTTCTTGTTCAGAATCTGAAGATAGACCACCTAATGAACATGAATCTGATTCTCCCAAGGAACAGGTGCACCAGCGCCACTTCGGTAGTGGCCTCAACAAATGTATTATACTAGCTTTGGTGATTGCAATCAGCATGGGTTTTGGACATTTCTATG gTACCATTCAGATTCAAAAACGTCAGGAATTAGTCAGAAAGATACATGCAGAAGAATTGAATGGTATGAAGGATTATCTTTATCAGTGTCAGCAAGAACAAGGATCTTCTGGTGATGAG TCACTGAGAGAAAATCTTGCATCATGTTTGAGGCTTACAGAGGTAGAGAAGATAGCCTTCGAAACACAGAAAAAAAGCCTTGCTACAGAAAATCAGCATTTAAGAAAGTctctggagaaagaagaaaaagctcTTTCCTCTTTACAGGAtgagttaaggaaactaagggaaCAGATTCGGAATTTGGAAGATAAAGAAACAAGCACTGAATTGATagtttctgaaaatcaaaaaCTTAAACAGCATTTagaagaggaaaagcaaaagacTAATAATTTTTTCAGTCAGAAGGAGACTCTCTTGGCAGAAGCACAGATGCTAAGGaaggaactagaaaaagaacGACAAACTGCCATTGCCTTAAGAGAAGAACTGGATCTTCTAAGCAGTAAGCAGTCATCTGGTGATGCAGACTCTCCCAATACATTgactgaaaataaagaaatagaaagtttaCGAGGAAGACTAACGGAGTTGGAATGGAAGCTAAACTTTGAACAACAACGATCTGATTTGTGGGAAAGATTATATGTTGAAGCAAAAGATCAGagtagaaaacaagaaaacagtgaaaaaaataaaggtagcAAGGGTACTAACAAGGCTAAGAAGTCTAAAGATACTTTGTTTGGTTCGGTTAAGGAAACATTTGATGCTATGAAGAATTCAACAAAGGAGTTTGTAAGACACCATAAAGAAAAGATTAAACAGGCTAAAGAAGCTGTTaaggaaaacttgaaaaaattttcAGATTCTGTCAAGTCTACCTTCAGCCATTTTAAAGATACTACCAAAAATATCtttgatgaaaaaggaaataaaaaatttggagatAAAAGAGATGAAGcaactaaaaaagcaaaaaccgTGTATCGTGAATATTTGCATCCTCAACCTAGACCATCTTCTAAAAACACACATCATAAAAACCCCAGCATGGCAAGAtcaggaagaaaacaaaagtcaGTTCAATTTGAAACATTTGAGAACACAAATTCACAGAAATGTAGTATGAgccaagactttttaaaaaacccttctcATGTGTTTGAATGTGGTCGTCAAGAAAAGCCACCAGTTCAGTTTGAAACATGTGGTAAAAGCACAAACTTCCAGAAAAGCACTACTGATAAAGATTGTGTGAAAAATAATCACCGTCTAACAAAAGGCTGTTCTGGTGTTTTTGAATGTGCTCATCAGGAATCTATTAGTCTTTTCAACAGAGTATTAGACCCTGTAAGAATAGATGAATTTAATCAGTTAATGCAAAGATATGTTCAGGAAGAAGTAAATGACTTCCATCATTGGGGAGAACTTCAGCAATTCATCAATAAGTTTTTCCATAACAGTGTCTTTATTCATGATCAGATGTTGTTCACTGACTTTGTTAATGATGTAAAAGATTATCTTGAAGACATGAAGGAATATCAAGTAGATAATCATGGAGTGTTTGAGGATTTGGATGACTATATATATAGACATTTCTTTGGTGACACATTTTCCCCTCAGTATGGACCCAG TCGCCCTGATAAAAAGCATCGTATGATTAATATTGAAAACTCCAGGCATCGAAAACAAGAGCAGAAGTACCCTCAGCCACAGCATTATAAGAGGGAAGGTAAATGGCATAAACATGGTCGAAGTAATGGAAGACACACGGCAAATCTTGAAATAGAATTGGGTCAGTTACCTTTTGACCCAAAATATTGA